The proteins below are encoded in one region of Hordeum vulgare subsp. vulgare chromosome 3H, MorexV3_pseudomolecules_assembly, whole genome shotgun sequence:
- the LOC123443071 gene encoding probable glucuronosyltransferase Os01g0157700, giving the protein MDSAERSRKRAQRWSKRKAVVVHLAVCFVVGAFAPLVATRGPFLPFGGVQRVAPPSPPAAPDIGLLLVVTVTRPDEDGMLQEASLTRLGHTLRLVPPPLVWIVVGAENRSSSTVQVLRSTGVMFRHLTYAVGKNNATNTTTAVNIATNNNTGDANATAENIATNKSTTEASTTNTTTTAEKNGTNNTIVETNDTDNNTVEANATNNTTVEASATNTTTAAEKKSTNNTIVENNATNNNRNASEEADLQRNVALSHIERHRLAGVIHFAAPSAIYDLRFFEELRQTRGVAAWPTATVSSADQRVTLQGPTCNSSQITGWYSKASGTNETHRAPVAAAQDAGAIYNSSGLAPEICISGLGFRSSILWESERFINSNSSSGGSSQDFIQLVRQMAVGDGRKSIPSDCSESRVMMWHLNMPKYTPEGEERETPQEQSLLEEDEEDYMA; this is encoded by the exons ATGGACTCCGCGGAGAGGTCCAGGAAGAGGGCGCAGCGATGGAGCAAGCGCAAAGCcgtcgtcgtccacctcgccgtctgCTTCGTCGTCGGCGCCTTCGCGCCACTGGTGGCCACCCGTGGCCCGTTTCTTCCGTTTGGCGGTGTTCAGCGAGTGGCCCCACCATCACCCCCTGCTGCCCCCGACATCGGCCTCCTGCTGGTCGTCACCGTCACACGGCCGGACGAGGATGGCATGTTGCAGGAGGCGTCGCTGACGAGGCTCGGGCACACGCTGCGGCTCGTCCCGCCGCCCCTGGTGTGGATCGTGGTCGGTGCTGAGAACAGGTCGTCGTCGACGGTCCAGGTGCTGCGCAGCACCGGCGTCATGTTCCGGCATCTCACCTACGCCGTCGGCAAGAACAatgccaccaacaccaccaccgcggTGAACATCGCCACGAACAACAACACCGGGGATGCCAACGCCACCGCGGAGAACATCGCCACCAACAAGAGCACCACGGAAGCCAGCACCACCAACACCACTACCACCGCCGAGAAGAACGGCACCAACAACACCATCGTCGAGACCAACGACACcgacaacaataccgtggaagccaacgccaccaacaacaccaccgtgGAAGCCAgcgccaccaacaccaccaccgccgccgagaAGAAAAGCACCAACAACACCATTGTAGAGAACAacgccaccaacaacaacaggaatGCCAGTGAAGAAGCGGACCTGCAGAGGAACGTGGCACTGAGCCACATCGAGCGGCACCGGCTTGCCGGGGTGATCCACTTTGCCGCCCCCTCTGCCATATATGACCTCCGGTTCTTTGAAGAGCTCAGGCAGACTCG GGGCGTTGCAGCATGGCCAACGGCAACAGTGTCATCAGCAGACCAGAGAGTAACACTACAAGGACCAACCTGCAACTCATCACAGATAACAGGCTGGTACTCCAAGGCCTCAGGCACCAATGAGACACATAGAGCACCTGTGGCTGCTGCACAAGATGCAGGTGCAATCTACAACAGCTCAGGTTTAGCTCCAGAAATATGCATATCTGGACTTGGGTTCAGGAGCTCAATACTCTGGGAATCAGAAAGGTTCATCAACAGCAACAGCTCTTCAGGAGGCAGCTCTCAGGACTTCATCCAGCTTGTACGACAAATGGCGGTCGGCGACGGGCGGAAGAGCATCCCTTCTGACTGCTCCGAGTCACGGGTAATGATGTGGCACCTTAACATGCCAAAGTACACTCCAGAAGGTGAAGAACGGGAGACTCCACAGGAGCAAAGTCTattggaggaagacgaagaggacTATATGGCTTGA
- the LOC123443073 gene encoding mitochondrial import inner membrane translocase subunit TIM14-3-like has protein sequence MATPLIAGLAVAATALAGRYGIQAWQAYKARPIVPRMRKFYEGGFQATMTRREAGLILGIRENVRPDKVKEAHKRVMVANHPDAGGSHYLASKINEAKDVLLGKTKGGGSAF, from the exons ATG GCCACACCACTCATAGCAGGACTCGCTGTTGCAGCCACTGCTCTTGCGGGTAGATATGGCATCCAGGCTTGGCAAGCTTACAAGGCAAGGCCTATAGTCCCAAGGATGCGTAAATTCTATGAAGGTGGCTTTCAAGCTACAATGACCCGACGGGAAGCTGGTCTAATCCTGGGTATCAG GGAAAACGTCCGTCCTGATAAGGTAAAAGAGGCACACAAGAGGGTCATGGTTGCCAATCACCCGGACGCAGGAGGAAGCCATTACCTTGCGTCGAAGATCAATGAGGCAAAAGATGTTTTGCTGGGGAAAACTAAAGGAGGTGGTTCGGCCTTTTGA